DNA from Verrucomicrobiia bacterium:
GGGACAAAACCATAATCCGGGAATACGTCACCCTGCACCGCGGCACCTCCGCCACCGGTAAATCAACGGTCGGGAAAAACTGTTTACTCATGGCCTATACCCACGTGGCCCACGACTGCCGGGTGGGGGACAATGTGATTATGGCCAATGTCGCCCAGTTGGGGGGGCACGTCGAAATCGGCGACTGGGCCATCATCGGCGGCGGCACCGTGGTGCACCAGTTCTGCAAAATCGGCCCCCACGTAATGGTCGGCGGCGGCTTCCGCATCACCCAGGACTTGGTGCCGTACGCCCTAGCGGCCGGCTATCCGCTGCGGGTGGTGGGGATCAACAAAATCGGCCTGGAACGCCGCGGTTTTCAAAAGGAAACAATCGCCGCCTTGGAAAAGGCCTTCCGCTATCTTTTCCGCGGAAAATTGAACACTTCTCAAGCTGTGGAAAAAGTCAAAGCTGAATTTGACTCCCTGCCGGAGATAAGGATTCTTCTGGACTTTATCGCCGGTGCCGAACGGGGTTTGATTAAGTGAAAATCGGCCTCGTGGGGTTGGGGCACTT
Protein-coding regions in this window:
- the lpxA gene encoding acyl-ACP--UDP-N-acetylglucosamine O-acyltransferase produces the protein MLKESVMESMIHPTAIVSPNARLAADVEIGPYTVIADDVEIGPKTKIASSCFIDNGARIGAEVEIYHGAVVSGRPQDLKFAGEKSFFFVGDKTIIREYVTLHRGTSATGKSTVGKNCLLMAYTHVAHDCRVGDNVIMANVAQLGGHVEIGDWAIIGGGTVVHQFCKIGPHVMVGGGFRITQDLVPYALAAGYPLRVVGINKIGLERRGFQKETIAALEKAFRYLFRGKLNTSQAVEKVKAEFDSLPEIRILLDFIAGAERGLIK